One Romboutsia sp. 13368 genomic window carries:
- a CDS encoding ATP-binding cassette domain-containing protein, which yields MAAIVGRNGVGKSTISKLVXXLENYCVSQDEMIDXVEKSASLVDIKNEIDASPYKLSGGQKQRVTLAGVTVDEVKILLFDEPLASLDPATGESAIELIDKYIIMKNRY from the coding sequence ATGGCAGCTATAGTAGGAAGAAACGGTGTGGGAAAATCTACTATATCTAAATTAGTATGNNNNCTAGAAAATTACTGTGTAAGCCAAGATGAAATGATTGATRAAGTAGAAAAGTCTGCAAGTTTAGTAGATATAAAGAATGAAATTGATGCATCGCCATATAAATTATCTGGTGGTCAAAAGCAAAGAGTAACTTTAGCAGGTGTAACAGTAGATGAAGTCAAGATACTTTTATTTGATGAACCTTTAGCAAGCTTAGACCCAGCTACTGGTGAGAGTGCTATAGAATTAATAGATAAGTATATAATAATGAAAAACAGATATTAA
- a CDS encoding ABC transporter ATP-binding protein: protein MAAIVGRNGAGKSTISKLVCGFYKPNSGRILFNGQDMVNYTIKERSEKIGFVMQNPNQMISKTMVYDEVAFGLKVRGIPENEIKERVYETLKICGLYGFRNWPISALSFGQKKRVTIASILVLNPEMIILDEPTAGQDFKHYTEIMEFLADLNKKGVTILMVTHDMHLMLEYTNKVIALSKGEK, encoded by the coding sequence ATGGCAGCTATAGTAGGAAGAAACGGTGCGGGAAAATCTACTATATCTAAATTAGTATGTGGTTTTTATAAACCAAATAGCGGTAGGATATTATTTAACGGACAAGATATGGTGAACTATACTATAAAAGAGCGTTCTGAAAAAATTGGATTTGTGATGCAAAATCCTAATCAAATGATATCTAAAACTATGGTATATGATGAAGTTGCATTTGGACTTAAGGTTAGAGGTATACCTGAAAATGAAATAAAAGAAAGAGTATATGAAACTTTAAAGATATGTGGACTATATGGATTTAGAAATTGGCCAATATCAGCTCTTAGCTTTGGACAAAAGAAAAGGGTGACTATAGCATCTATATTAGTTTTAAATCCGGAAATGATTATACTTGATGAGCCTACAGCAGGTCAAGATTTTAAACATTATACGGAAATAATGGAGTTTTTAGCGGATTTAAATAAAAAAGGTGTAACAATACTAATGGTTACTCATGATATGCATTTAATGTTAGAGTACACTAATAAAGTTATAGCTTTATCTAAAGGTGAAAAATAG
- a CDS encoding energy-coupling factor transporter transmembrane component T family protein has translation MNSEMLSYIKKDSPIHKLTGATKLICFLLWTIAAMITYDTRVLVGLFVFGIVAFKVSKIEFKEISFILYFILFFLLLNALLIFVFSPYQGNEIYSTKTVLFHLVGPYSVTKEQLFYEFNVILKYFATIPMAFLFXLTTDPSEFAASLNKIGVNYKAAYSISIALRYIPDIQKDYKDIAFAQQARXTDLVIN, from the coding sequence ATGAACTCAGAAATGTTATCATATATAAAAAAGGACTCGCCTATTCATAAGTTAACAGGTGCTACAAAGTTAATATGTTTTTTACTTTGGACGATAGCAGCTATGATAACATATGATACAAGGGTTTTAGTTGGATTATTTGTATTTGGAATAGTGGCATTTAAAGTATCTAAAATAGAGTTTAAAGAAATATCTTTTATACTTTACTTTATACTATTTTTCTTATTATTAAATGCTTTATTAATATTTGTATTTTCTCCATATCAAGGAAATGAAATATATAGTACTAAGACAGTATTATTCCATTTAGTAGGTCCATATTCAGTAACAAAAGAACAATTATTTTATGAATTCAATGTTATATTAAAATACTTTGCAACAATACCTATGGCWTTTTTATTTATRCTTACAACCGACCCAAGTGAGTTTGCTGCATCATTAAATAAAATAGGTGTTAATTATAAGGCTGCATATTCTATATCTATAGCTTTAAGATATATACCAGATATTCAAAAGGATTATAAAGATATAGCATTTGCGCAACAAGCAAGAGKTACCGATTTAGTTATAAATA
- a CDS encoding aminopeptidase P family N-terminal domain-containing protein, translating into MIKSRIEQLRKIMDEKDIYAYIIPSSDFHQSEYVGEYFKVREYISGFTGSAGTVIITKNEAG; encoded by the coding sequence ATGATAAAAAGTAGAATAGAACAATTAAGAAAAATAATGGATGAAAAAGATATTTACGCGTACATAATACCCTCTTCAGATTTTCACCAAAGTGAATATGTCGGTGAATATTTTAAAGTTAGAGAATATATATCTGGGTTTACAGGGTCSGCAGGTACAGTTATAATAACAAAAAATGAAGCTGG
- a CDS encoding aminopeptidase P family N-terminal domain-containing protein: MKSNPVALSYAVINIDSVYLFIDKNKIEEDIKNELNKENVQIKGYEDIYEYIKN, from the coding sequence ATAAAATCAAATCCAGTAGCTTTATCATATGCAGTTATAAATATTGATAGTGTATATTTATTTATTGATAAAAATAAGATAGAAGAAGATATAAAGAATGAATTAAACAAAGAAAATGTCCAAATAAAAGGATATGAAGATATATATGAATACATAAAGAATA
- the ybaK gene encoding Cys-tRNA(Pro) deacylase gives MSNLKTNAMRILDSNKIDYKMYSYETKKGEHIDGVEVAQKIGKNASQVYKTLVAQGISKNIYVYVIPVDKNLDLKKAAKVANEKSVAMINVNDINKFTGYVRGGCSPIGMKKIYKTFVNDTAELLDNIIISAGKIGYQVELAPNELQMLIEFKFEDLIK, from the coding sequence ATGTCTAATTTAAAAACTAATGCAATGAGAATATTAGATTCTAACAAAATAGATTATAAGATGTATTCTTATGAAACTAAAAAAGGAGAACATATTGATGGAGTAGAGGTTGCACAAAAGATAGGTAAGAATGCATCACAAGTGTATAAAACTCTAGTGGCTCAAGGAATAAGTAAAAATATCTATGTATATGTTATACCTGTAGATAAAAACTTAGATTTAAAAAAGGCAGCAAAAGTAGCTAATGAAAAAAGTGTAGCCATGATTAATGTTAATGACATAAATAAATTTACTGGATATGTAAGGGGAGGATGTTCTCCTATAGGTATGAAAAAAATATATAAAACATTTGTAAATGATACTGCTGAATTATTAGATAATATTATAATTAGCGCAGGTAAGATAGGATACCAAGTAGAATTAGCTCCGAATGAATTACAGATGCTTATAGAATTTAAATTTGAAGATTTGATTAAATGA
- a CDS encoding threonine/serine exporter family protein, whose amino-acid sequence MLLEIIAAFLGSYSFGIIFNIKGKYLIISGLGGSLGWFLYKIGINFGVTESFSLFIASVGFSIYCEACARLFKTPSTILSVCCLIPLVPGYGVYNTLYAILRKDYVQAIEYGVTTISNACALALGIILISTLYRNYSLNKSKNLKXK is encoded by the coding sequence ATGTTGCTAGAAATAATTGCTGCATTTTTAGGCTCTTATTCTTTTGGAATTATTTTTAATATTAAAGGAAAATACTTAATAATATCTGGTTTAGGTGGTTCACTAGGATGGTTTTTGTATAAGATAGGTATTAATTTTGGAGTTACCGAAAGTTTCTCTTTATTTATAGCATCTGTAGGATTTAGCATTTATTGTGAAGCATGTGCTAGATTATTTAAAACTCCATCTACTATATTAAGTGTTTGTTGCTTGATACCATTAGTTCCAGGTTATGGAGTTTATAATACATTATATGCAATATTAAGAAAAGATTATGTTCAAGCTATTGAGTATGGAGTAACTACAATATCTAATGCTTGTGCATTAGCTCTAGGTATAATTTTAATTTCTACTCTTTATAGAAATTATAGTTTAAATAAATCTAAAAATTTAAAATYTAAATAA
- a CDS encoding threonine/serine ThrE exporter family protein translates to MNINKLLKFSSEAGKLMLQSGGETYRVEETVSRICQSFEVDEVEVFASPTAVMISILFDGEIHSIVKRINSRGIDLNMVHNINSLSREIYQNRPSIEICEKKLKELYSEEHYSLSKNLFYSGVATSTFTVLFGGRFRDVFCAFFIGILTKIVIINLKKFNLNEFFINTLCGCLISILSILCLHIGLIKDLDKLIAGSIMLLVPGLALTNSIRDLLEGQLVSGLTRAAEAFFIGMSTAIGTGYILHIYLKSGGF, encoded by the coding sequence ATGAATATTAATAAGTTACTTAAATTTTCTTCTGAAGCTGGAAAATTAATGTTACAAAGTGGCGGAGAAACTTATAGAGTCGAAGAGACTGTATCTAGAATATGTCAATCTTTCGAGGTAGATGAAGTTGAAGTATTTGCATCACCTACTGCAGTTATGATTTCTATATTATTTGATGGTGAAATTCACTCTATAGTAAAAAGGATAAATTCAAGAGGAATAGATTTGAATATGGTACATAATATAAATTCTCTTTCTAGAGAAATTTATCAAAATAGACCTAGTATAGAAATTTGTGAAAAAAAATTAAAAGAATTATATAGCGAAGAACACTACTCTCTCTCTAAAAATCTATTCTATTCTGGAGTTGCAACATCTACATTCACAGTTTTATTCGGTGGTAGATTTAGAGATGTGTTTTGTGCCTTTTTTATAGGTATTTTAACTAAAATAGTAATTATAAATTTAAAAAAATTTAATTTAAATGAATTCTTTATAAATACACTTTGTGGTTGTCTAATATCAATTTTATCTATACTATGTCTACATATTGGTTTAATAAAAGACTTAGATAAATTAATAGCTGGATCTATAATGTTATTAGTTCCAGGTCTAGCATTAACAAATTCTATTAGAGATTTACTAGAAGGTCAACTTGTATCAGGACTTACTAGGGCTGCAGAAGCCTTTTTTATAGGTATGTCTACTGCAATAGGTACTGGATATATACTTCACATTTATCTTAAATCAGGGGGGTTTTAA
- a CDS encoding dipeptidase produces the protein MIFDAHCDIWTHVAKKRLEGEIDIIKNYHLDKFKEADIKGGIFVVWVDPPYDKKPKERTKQILEQITEELKCCEDVVHIVKNSEDFDIAKEKNKIAVVIGMEGLQAIDDDIDAIEKLYAYGVRHASLTWNEENKLATGAKGNLDKGLTEDGAKLIRKMEELGMIVDVSHANEKTFWDICKIATKPIIASHSNCRSLCDVLRNLTDDQLREIAKRNGVVGINSYEEFVSHDVDKHTIEYLVNHIDHMVEVMGIDHIGLGFDFAEYLNSDTLQHYTNSSYTYGVKGLENTAKAKNIIYELEKRGYSKEDIEKIAYKNFYRVIKEILK, from the coding sequence ATGATATTTGATGCTCACTGTGATATATGGACCCATGTTGCAAAGAAAAGACTAGAAGGGGAAATAGATATTATAAAAAATTATCACTTAGATAAATTTAAAGAAGCAGATATAAAAGGTGGTATATTTGTTGTATGGGTTGATCCACCATATGATAAAAAACCTAAGGAGAGAACAAAACAGATATTAGAACAAATAACAGAGGAATTGAAATGTTGTGAAGATGTAGTACATATAGTTAAAAATAGTGAAGACTTTGACATAGCAAAAGAAAAAAATAAGATAGCAGTAGTAATAGGTATGGAAGGATTACAAGCTATAGATGATGATATAGATGCTATAGAAAAACTATATGCATATGGAGTTAGACATGCAAGTCTTACTTGGAATGAAGAAAATAAATTAGCCACAGGTGCAAAAGGAAATTTAGATAAAGGTTTAACTGAAGATGGTGCAAAACTAATAAGAAAAATGGAAGAGTTAGGAATGATAGTTGATGTGTCTCATGCTAATGAAAAAACTTTTTGGGATATATGTAAGATTGCAACTAAGCCCATTATAGCATCTCATTCAAATTGTAGAAGTTTATGTGATGTTTTAAGAAATCTTACAGATGATCAACTAAGAGAAATCGCAAAAAGAAATGGTGTAGTTGGAATTAATTCATATGAGGAATTTGTAAGTCATGATGTAGATAAGCATACTATAGAGTATTTAGTAAATCATATAGACCATATGGTAGAGGTTATGGGAATAGATCATATAGGATTAGGTTTTGATTTTGCAGAGTATTTAAATTCTGATACATTACAACATTATACAAATAGTAGTTATACATATGGAGTTAAAGGCCTTGAAAATACTGCTAAGGCTAAAAATATAATATATGAATTAGAAAAACGAGGCTATTCTAAAGAAGATATAGAAAAAATAGCATATAAAAACTTCTATAGAGTAATAAAAGAAATACTAAAATAA
- a CDS encoding CvfB family protein — MIKIGDFNKLEVKRSTDFGYFLDGKTNNSKDDILLHKRLIGKNEVNVGDTVDAFIYIDSEGRKAATLIPPKAKVNEVAYLKVVAHTKIGSFIDIGLQKDILVPFKAKTYDLEKGNRYLFYIYLDKTGRLAATTDIDQYLTTDHNYNVGDTVEGVVYGFQTNNSAMVCVDNKYAGVILHNEYFTELNIGDKLTLNVIKLYEDDKLGLSPRQGRKEELDVLEKSIMNYLEXADGHMRFNDKSTPEELATVFNTSKKNFKRALGVLMKKDLIYQNENGTYLK, encoded by the coding sequence TTGATAAAAATAGGAGATTTCAATAAACTTGAAGTTAAAAGATCTACTGATTTTGGTTACTTCCTAGATGGAAAAACTAACAATTCAAAAGATGATATACTTCTACATAAAAGATTAATAGGTAAAAATGAAGTTAATGTTGGTGATACAGTTGATGCATTTATATATATAGATTCAGAAGGTAGAAAGGCTGCTACTTTAATTCCACCAAAAGCTAAAGTAAACGAAGTTGCTTACTTAAAGGTGGTTGCTCATACTAAGATAGGAAGTTTCATAGATATCGGATTACAAAAAGATATATTAGTTCCTTTTAAAGCTAAAACTTATGATTTAGAAAAAGGTAATAGATATTTATTCTATATATACTTAGATAAGACAGGTAGACTTGCTGCTACTACTGATATAGATCAATATCTTACTACAGACCATAACTATAATGTAGGTGATACTGTTGAGGGTGTAGTTTATGGATTCCAAACTAACAACTCAGCTATGGTATGTGTTGATAATAAATATGCTGGAGTTATACTTCACAACGAATATTTCACTGAATTAAATATAGGAGATAAATTAACTTTAAACGTTATAAAACTTTATGAAGATGATAAACTTGGATTATCACCTAGACAAGGTAGAAAAGAAGAATTAGATGTACTAGAAAAATCTATAATGAATTACTTAGAARRTGCTGATGGRCAYATGAGATTTAATGATAAATCTACTCCAGAAGAATTAGCAACTGTATTTAATACTAGTAAGAAGAACTTTAAAAGAGCTTTAGGGGTTCTTATGAAAAAAGATTTAATATATCAAAACGAAAACGGAACATATTTAAAATAA
- a CDS encoding helix-turn-helix domain-containing protein, which translates to MDIGEKIKRMRIEKQLTQEELANRCELSKGFISQLENNLTSPSIATLIDILEILGTNLREFFNEIDDERICFTKDDMFETEDEDLKYSLKWLVPNSQKNEMEPIIITLESGGQYKEEKPHEGEEFGYVLSGSIYLHIGDKKNKVKKGESFYFKPRANHYISNAGKTVAKVIWVSTPPSF; encoded by the coding sequence ATGGATATAGGTGAGAAAATAAAGCGTATGAGAATTGAAAAACAATTGACGCAAGAAGAGTTAGCTAATAGGTGTGAATTATCTAAAGGATTTATATCTCAATTAGAAAATAACTTAACATCACCATCCATTGCTACCCTTATAGATATACTTGAAATACTAGGGACGAATTTAAGGGAATTTTTTAATGAGATAGATGATGAAAGAATATGTTTTACAAAAGATGACATGTTTGAAACAGAAGATGAGGATTTAAAATATAGTTTAAAATGGCTAGTACCAAATTCTCAAAAAAATGAAATGGAACCTATAATAATAACTTTAGAGTCAGGTGGACAATATAAAGAAGAAAAGCCACATGAGGGTGAAGAATTTGGATATGTGTTATCTGGTTCAATATATTTACATATAGGTGATAAGAAAAATAAAGTAAAAAAAGGCGAAAGTTTTTATTTTAAACCAAGAGCTAATCATTATATATCGAACGCGGGAAAGACTGTTGCCAAAGTAATTTGGGTGAGCACTCCGCCATCATTTTAA
- the potA gene encoding spermidine/putrescine ABC transporter ATP-binding protein, whose amino-acid sequence MVENIIELKNLCKSYDELTILDDFSLNIKKNEFLTLLGPSGCGKTTTLKIIAGFEYADDGKVVFEGKDINNMPPYQRQVNTVFQKYALFPHMNIYENIAFGLKIKKLPKEEIDRKVKEMLKLVALEGYENRKVDSLSGGQQQRIAIARALVNEPKVLLLDEPLGALDLKLRQEMQIELKRMQQKLGITFIFVTHDQEEALSMSDTIVVMNKGKIQQMGSPEDIYNEPKNSFVAKFIGESNIFDGTMLDDFKVEFCGNVFDCVDKGFEKNENIEVVIRPEDIKMVQPEEGMLKGIVTSTVFKGVHYEILVEENDRMWILHNTKSAEVGSELGMDIYPEDIHIMRKVEN is encoded by the coding sequence TTGGTAGAAAATATAATTGAACTAAAAAATTTATGTAAATCTTATGATGAGTTAACTATACTGGATGACTTTTCATTAAATATAAAGAAAAATGAATTTCTAACACTGTTAGGACCAAGTGGATGTGGAAAAACTACTACTTTAAAAATAATAGCAGGGTTTGAATATGCAGATGATGGAAAGGTAGTTTTTGAAGGTAAAGACATAAATAATATGCCTCCATATCAAAGACAAGTAAATACTGTATTCCAAAAATATGCACTATTCCCTCATATGAATATATATGAAAATATAGCATTTGGATTAAAAATAAAAAAATTACCAAAGGAAGAAATAGATAGAAAAGTAAAAGAAATGCTAAAGTTAGTTGCTTTAGAAGGTTATGAAAATAGAAAAGTAGATTCATTAAGTGGTGGTCAACAACAAAGAATAGCAATAGCAAGAGCATTAGTTAATGAACCAAAGGTATTATTACTTGATGAACCTTTAGGAGCACTAGACTTAAAGTTAAGACAAGAAATGCAAATCGAATTAAAGCGAATGCAACAAAAGCTTGGAATAACATTTATATTCGTAACACATGATCAAGAAGAAGCACTTAGTATGTCTGATACAATAGTAGTTATGAATAAAGGAAAGATTCAACAAATGGGAAGTCCGGAAGATATATATAATGAGCCTAAAAACTCTTTCGTGGCTAAATTTATAGGTGAAAGTAATATATTTGATGGTACTATGTTAGATGATTTTAAAGTTGAGTTTTGTGGAAACGTATTTGACTGTGTAGATAAGGGATTTGAAAAGAATGAAAATATAGAGGTAGTTATAAGACCTGAAGATATAAAAATGGTACAACCAGAAGAAGGTATGCTAAAAGGTATAGTTACATCTACAGTATTCAAAGGTGTACACTATGAAATATTAGTTGAAGAAAATGATAGAATGTGGATACTTCATAATACTAAGAGTGCAGAAGTTGGTTCTGAATTAGGTATGGATATATACCCAGAAGATATTCACATCATGAGAAAAGTAGAGAACTAA
- a CDS encoding ABC transporter permease: MKRKSFLAYPYVIWSAIFIVIPLILVVLFSFTREIDGKQVFSIANYKDLMDPIYFKVFLRSVILAGGSTLICLIVGYPVAYLISKVNVSRRGTLILLFILPMWMNFLLRTYAWVAILGKNGLLNTFLGLFGIPATSILYTNAAILLGMVYNFLPFMVLPIFNSLSKMDNDLINAARDLGANSFQVFTKVIFPLSLPGVVSGITMVFMPAVTTFAISRLLGGGKFMLIGDLIEQQFTVVGDWNFGSAVSIFMMIIILISMAVMSRFEDKSDKEGGGLLF, encoded by the coding sequence ATGAAAAGAAAATCTTTTTTAGCTTATCCATATGTAATATGGAGTGCCATATTTATAGTAATCCCTTTAATACTAGTAGTACTTTTTAGTTTTACACGAGAAATAGATGGAAAACAAGTGTTTTCTATAGCAAATTATAAAGATTTAATGGATCCAATTTACTTTAAGGTATTTTTAAGATCTGTAATTTTAGCAGGTGGATCGACATTAATTTGTTTAATTGTTGGATATCCAGTAGCTTATTTAATATCTAAAGTTAATGTCAGCAGAAGAGGAACATTAATATTATTATTTATACTTCCTATGTGGATGAACTTCTTACTTAGAACATATGCATGGGTTGCAATACTTGGAAAGAATGGTTTATTAAATACGTTCTTAGGATTATTCGGAATACCAGCTACAAGTATTTTATATACTAATGCAGCGATATTACTTGGTATGGTTTATAACTTCTTACCATTTATGGTGCTTCCTATATTTAACTCTTTATCAAAAATGGATAATGACTTAATAAATGCAGCACGCGACTTAGGTGCAAATAGTTTCCAAGTATTTACTAAGGTAATATTCCCTTTAAGCTTACCAGGAGTTGTATCTGGAATAACGATGGTATTTATGCCAGCAGTTACAACATTTGCTATATCTAGATTACTAGGTGGTGGTAAGTTTATGCTTATAGGAGACTTAATTGAGCAACAATTTACAGTAGTTGGAGATTGGAACTTCGGATCTGCTGTATCAATATTTATGATGATAATAATACTTATATCTATGGCTGTAATGTCTAGATTTGAAGATAAATCTGATAAGGAAGGCGGTGGGTTATTATTTTAA
- a CDS encoding ABC transporter permease produces MAHWGGFTFKWYKSLIHNESIMSALYYTLLVALLSSVIATIIGTISAIGINKMKSKPKKLMLNINYLPVLNPDIVTAVALMSLFSFVKIEFGFVTMLLSHIMFSIPYVILSVLPKVRSLPQNIEEAAMDLGATPMYALRKVILPQIKPGIISGFLMAFTMSIDDFIISFFNTGNGVSNLSIEIYGMARRGIKPEINALSTIMFVVVLGLLLLSNRKQSIVRSGK; encoded by the coding sequence ATGGCTCATTGGGGCGGATTTACATTCAAATGGTATAAAAGCCTTATACACAACGAGAGTATAATGAGTGCACTATATTATACACTTTTAGTTGCTTTATTATCTTCAGTAATAGCTACTATAATAGGTACTATAAGTGCAATTGGAATAAATAAAATGAAATCGAAACCAAAAAAATTAATGCTTAATATAAACTATCTTCCGGTTTTAAATCCAGATATAGTTACAGCAGTAGCATTAATGAGTTTATTTTCATTTGTTAAGATAGAATTTGGATTTGTAACGATGCTTTTATCTCACATAATGTTTAGTATACCTTATGTTATACTATCTGTTTTACCTAAAGTAAGATCATTACCTCAAAATATTGAAGAGGCAGCAATGGATTTAGGTGCTACACCTATGTATGCACTTAGAAAAGTTATACTTCCTCAAATAAAGCCAGGTATAATATCAGGATTTTTAATGGCATTTACTATGTCTATTGATGACTTTATAATAAGTTTCTTCAATACAGGAAATGGAGTAAGTAACCTTTCAATAGAAATCTACGGTATGGCTAGAAGAGGTATAAAACCAGAGATAAATGCATTATCTACTATAATGTTCGTAGTAGTACTTGGATTACTTTTATTATCAAATAGAAAACAATCTATAGTAAGGAGTGGTAAGTAA
- a CDS encoding ABC transporter substrate-binding protein, protein MKIYRKIVSLLTIGIMSATMMTGCGKGTDSTKVLNVYNVGDYIDEELINKFEEETGIKVLYETYDTNETMYQKVNSGSTNYDLVFPSDYMVEKMKNEGLLQKIDFNNIPNIKYIGKDFLNPVYDKTNEYSVPYMWGTFGILYNKKMVKEPVDSWDILWNPKYKGNILMFDSVRDTMGIALKKLGYSINSTDPKQINEAKDALIKQKDLVLAYVNDEGKDRLLGEEAAMGIVYSGDAVLLMEENPNLQYVIPKEGTNKWVDAMCIPKTAQNKKEAEMFINFLLDPENAKTNAEYIGYSIPNEGALKLLDKEITENPIAYPSEEVLSKCETFIDLGDKIKLYDKAWIELKSK, encoded by the coding sequence ATGAAAATATATAGAAAAATAGTATCACTTTTAACTATAGGTATAATGTCTGCAACTATGATGACAGGTTGTGGAAAAGGAACAGATTCTACAAAAGTTCTTAATGTATATAATGTCGGTGATTATATAGATGAAGAATTAATAAATAAGTTTGAAGAAGAAACAGGTATAAAAGTACTTTATGAAACTTATGATACTAATGAAACTATGTATCAAAAAGTAAACAGTGGAAGTACAAATTATGATTTAGTATTCCCATCTGATTATATGGTAGAAAAAATGAAAAATGAAGGTCTTTTACAAAAAATAGACTTTAATAATATACCTAATATAAAATATATAGGCAAAGACTTTTTAAATCCTGTATATGATAAAACTAACGAATATAGTGTTCCATATATGTGGGGAACATTTGGAATATTATATAATAAAAAGATGGTTAAAGAACCAGTTGATAGTTGGGACATCTTATGGAATCCTAAATATAAAGGAAATATATTAATGTTTGATTCTGTTAGGGATACTATGGGAATTGCTCTAAAAAAATTAGGCTATAGTATAAACTCAACAGATCCTAAGCAAATAAATGAAGCTAAAGATGCATTAATAAAACAAAAAGATTTAGTATTAGCTTATGTAAATGATGAAGGTAAAGACAGATTATTAGGAGAAGAAGCCGCTATGGGTATAGTATACTCAGGAGATGCTGTACTACTTATGGAAGAAAATCCTAATTTACAATATGTAATACCAAAAGAAGGAACTAATAAATGGGTAGATGCTATGTGTATACCTAAAACTGCCCAAAATAAAAAAGAGGCAGAAATGTTTATAAACTTCTTATTAGATCCAGAAAATGCAAAAACTAATGCTGAATATATAGGATATTCTATACCTAATGAAGGAGCACTAAAATTATTAGATAAGGAAATAACTGAAAATCCAATTGCTTATCCATCAGAAGAAGTATTATCTAAATGTGAAACTTTCATAGATTTAGGTGATAAAATAAAATTATATGATAAAGCATGGATAGAATTAAAATCTAAATAA